CATTACCAAAAAAACCACCTGAGCCAATCGCCATCAAGGATTGAACAGTTTGATAACCGCTCGTTTCTTTAAACATCCAGGGATCGAACCATGCTTCAATTCTTTCCGCACGATACGAAGCAGCTGTAGTTAGATAAAACACGCCGATTAACGATAAACTACCTAACACCAAAAAATCAGTTTTGCTTAACCCCGCGACAAGATAAAGAATTACCGCTAACCCCACTACAATTGCCGCTGTTCCCAAATCCGGTTGCTTATAAATCATCAGGCCCATAAATAACGCCAATATAATCGGAAAAGAACTTAAATGAGCTTGGCGATGCCGATCCACAAACGGCCCCAAATAGGCCGCACTGATAAAAATTATCGTTAATTTAGCTAATTCCGACGGTTGAAAAGTTATTCCTAAATTTAACCAGCGTCTAGAGCCATTAACTTCAATCCCAATAAAGTGGACGGCAATTAAACAGATTGCTGCAAAAATACCACCAAAAAACATTATTTTTTTCCACTTCAGATAGTTTACTTTAATCGCTATAACCATACAAGAAAATCCTACTAATAAAGAAATACCATGGCGCTTTAAAAAATAATAACCATCATCCATTTTTTGTCCAGCCTCTACAAAACTGGCGCTAAAAACATTTAATGTTCCTAAAATCAACAGCAAAAAACTTATCCAGAGAATCGCTTCGGTATTACTATTCCATAATCTCAGCTTACTCATCAAAAACCTCCCACACCAAGGTAATGAGAATTTTTATTTAACATTAAAAGTCACTTCGCAAAAATTAATCTTCTGTCCCAAATTGCTAAATTTAACTTCATATTCAGTCATGATATTTTCTTTAATATTACTGTTATGCAAATCAAAAGTTACGTTATCAACTTTTAACTTCGCTGCCGAAAATTGTTCCAACGAAAAATCAAATAAATCTTTATTATCAGTTTTAAAGAACAGCTGTCCATTTTCAGTTAATAATTGCTGATATTTTTCTAAAAATCCTTGGTGCGTTAATCTTCTCTTCGCATGCCGTGGCTTTGGCCAAGGATCACAAAAATTAATATAAAATCGCTCTATGCTATGATTAGCAAAAGCCTCCATAATGTGATTAATATCAAAAACCAATAGTTTCACATTAGGCAATTTTTCTGCCGCCACCTTTTTCGCCGCATAATAAAGAACATCTTGTTGTGCTTCAATGCCGATAAAATTAATATCAGGATGTCGTTGCGCCAAGGTAGTAATAAAAGTACCTTTACCGGTTCCTAATTCAACCTGCAACGGTGCTTTATTCTCAAAACTTTCAGTCCAAGACATATTTTTTATAACTTCACTATCTGTAAAAACAAAATCTTTAAATTCTAGAATTGCCTCTGTTATCCACGGCTTCTTTCTTAACCTCATCTAAAACTGTTCCTCCTACCTACTTTTAAGCCTTTTCTAAACCATATTTTTTAATATAGCGATATAAAGTAACCCTACTAACATCCAATAAGTTGGCTAACCGACTAACATTGCCACCCGCCGCTTGCCATGCTTTCAAAAATACTTCGCGCTCTTCTTTCCAACTATTATCATGCTTAACATCACCCATTAAATTAATATCTTCCGGTTTTATTTGATCACCCGCAGTATTAAAAAATGCATATTCAATCACTGCTTGTAATTGCTTCGTATTGCCCGGCCAATCATATTCTTTTAACTTTTCTGCGGTTTGCGCTAATATTTTTTTCGGTTTCAACTGATGTTGGGTCGCCAGTTCAGTGATAATATGGTCAGCTAATAGCGGAATATCTTCGCGACGATTACGAAGCGATGGTACTCTAATCACACTTCTACCAATTATATCATAAAGTTCTTTTGAGAAAACATTGCGTTCTGATAATCTTTTTAGGTCACTGTCACATGCGGCAATAATTCTTACATCAATTTCACGTTTGACACTATCACCCAATCGTTGTATTTTCTTTTCTGTCAACGCTTTGGCTAGTAACGCTGCCACTACTGCCGGTAATTTTTCAATCTCATCAATGAAGAGTGTACCGCCATTAGCCAGCTCAATTTTCCCCGGTCGGCTTACTTCAAAATCCTCTGCTACACCAAATAATTCTTGTTCCAGTAATTCCGGCGCTAAATCTCCACATTTCACAGAAATCAATGGCCCGGCAACTCTAACACTACCTTGATGAATACCATGTGCCATTCTTTGTTTACCGGTTCCGGCTTCACCTTGCAATAAAATATGATTATTGTTTTTTGCTAAACGATTAGCCTTATCCTTTATACTATTAAAAGTTACACTGTCACCGACCATACAACCTAAACTATATCGTGCAGTATAGCCGGCAGTATGAGCAACTAAGGTTCTTAAATCTTCGATTGGCATTGATACCGCCACTACACTACTGACGATTTGCTCATTATCACGTTCTAACGGCACAACGGTCGTAATATCTTCATAGGTTTTATTCGGCGTAATCCAAGTCACTTCTTTATTATATGAAGGAACGCCATTAAAACCTTTATAGACCGGCGTATGACGATAGTTTAATAATACATTATTTAAGTTAGTATAACTATCACCTTCACCTTTGCCACCAATACCAAAGAGTCTGGACTGACCTAGTTTGTTAGTATAAGCAACTTCACCACCTGATAAAATATGATATACAGCAAAAGGGGCAGCATCTAAAATTGCTTCTTGCGCTTTAACCTTGGCTAAGGTTACTAAATATTTTTCCATTGAATGTTTGATAGTTAGTAATAATGATAAAATTGCACTTTGCGGAATTTCTTCTTGCTCTACTGCTACTAATGTTACAATGTATGACAATTCTCCATTTAGCATAATTGGTGCTGAACAAGCATCACCTTGTTGACATTCTTCCACCCACATTTCCGGCCCGTAGAGAAAAAATGGCGTCTTATGCTCATGCACAATACTAATACTAGAGGTTCCAACATCTTCAATTTTAACTCTCGCCCCTTCAATTTCTCCCGGTGTTTTTTGGTAGAAAGGTAGCGAAAAGCTTTTTAAAACATAACAATTTTCATCTAATAACAGCAAGCTTAAATTATAAGTATTTAAGAATTCTCTAATATCCTCACTCAATTCATCTAAATACGCTACCGCATTATTATGTTTTGCCAATTGTAGTGCCAATTGCTCTTTACTTAAACAATTTTTCAAAATCATTTTATCGTTCTTTATTTGATACTTCTTACTTTGTTCCCACGACTTCGCCACCCAAGGGTGAACATTCGGATCAATAATTCCTTCTTCTATAAATTTACGATAATAGCCTTCTAACTTGACCTTACTACGACGTTCCCTAATCATGATTTTACCTCCATATTTTAAAGACTATTTTCCAGCTTCTAAAATTCTAATACCTTTATTCTATCAAGCATTGACTATTGTTGCAATTTTTAAATACATACATTTACAATATTACCTTTAAATTCTTTCTTTACCTTATGTTTATATCACTTCTTTTGTTAAGGTTTTGTTATTACTATTTACCGGTATTGTAAAATCAGCTATACTTTAATTAAGTTTTAAATACTATAAGGATGGTGATTTATTTGAAAACAATTGCGTTAATTGCTCATGATAAGAAAAAAGAAGAAATGCTCACTTTTGTAAAAAGTAATATTGAACTACTCTCTCAAAATAAATTAGTTGCTACCGCTACCACTGGCCGGTTAATTAAAGAGCAAACCGGTTTAGAAGTTGAAACTTTTATGTCCGGTCCCCTCGGCGGCGACCAACAAATCGGTGCTCTCGTAGCAACTGAACAAATTGATTTAATTATCTTCTTGCGCGATCCATTAACAGCGCAACCTCACGAGCCTGATATTACAGCCTTAATTAGAATTTGTGATGTTCACAATATCCCGGCCGCAACAAACATTAAATCAGCTAATATTTTAATTGATTATATTACTCATAATAAAGAATAAATAAAACAGGGTGCAAGCACCCTGTTTTATTTATTGCCACGAAACCCTTTATTATCAGCGACAAACCGATTAATTGAATTTATGATTTCAACAACCTTCTGCCGATTTTGTTTAGTGCTAACCTGCAAGCCAATTTTCCCAGGATAGAGCAAGTATTTTTGTCGATAATTTAT
Above is a window of Negativicutes bacterium DNA encoding:
- a CDS encoding cell division protein FtsW; its protein translation is MSKLRLWNSNTEAILWISFLLLILGTLNVFSASFVEAGQKMDDGYYFLKRHGISLLVGFSCMVIAIKVNYLKWKKIMFFGGIFAAICLIAVHFIGIEVNGSRRWLNLGITFQPSELAKLTIIFISAAYLGPFVDRHRQAHLSSFPIILALFMGLMIYKQPDLGTAAIVVGLAVILYLVAGLSKTDFLVLGSLSLIGVFYLTTAASYRAERIEAWFDPWMFKETSGYQTVQSLMAIGSGGFFGNGLGMGLSKFYYLPEAHTDFAFAVLCQEMGFVGAVAVILLLSGLAFYGGKIAAETNDGYGKILVMGIICLIVGQGIANIAMVSGLLPVIGVPLPFISYGGTSLIINMFSIGVLINIGRYNAKLRRDNKMSQEPEVIKRKLRLAKN
- the trmB gene encoding tRNA (guanosine(46)-N7)-methyltransferase TrmB, with the translated sequence MRLRKKPWITEAILEFKDFVFTDSEVIKNMSWTESFENKAPLQVELGTGKGTFITTLAQRHPDINFIGIEAQQDVLYYAAKKVAAEKLPNVKLLVFDINHIMEAFANHSIERFYINFCDPWPKPRHAKRRLTHQGFLEKYQQLLTENGQLFFKTDNKDLFDFSLEQFSAAKLKVDNVTFDLHNSNIKENIMTEYEVKFSNLGQKINFCEVTFNVK
- a CDS encoding sigma-54-dependent Fis family transcriptional regulator; translated protein: MIRERRSKVKLEGYYRKFIEEGIIDPNVHPWVAKSWEQSKKYQIKNDKMILKNCLSKEQLALQLAKHNNAVAYLDELSEDIREFLNTYNLSLLLLDENCYVLKSFSLPFYQKTPGEIEGARVKIEDVGTSSISIVHEHKTPFFLYGPEMWVEECQQGDACSAPIMLNGELSYIVTLVAVEQEEIPQSAILSLLLTIKHSMEKYLVTLAKVKAQEAILDAAPFAVYHILSGGEVAYTNKLGQSRLFGIGGKGEGDSYTNLNNVLLNYRHTPVYKGFNGVPSYNKEVTWITPNKTYEDITTVVPLERDNEQIVSSVVAVSMPIEDLRTLVAHTAGYTARYSLGCMVGDSVTFNSIKDKANRLAKNNNHILLQGEAGTGKQRMAHGIHQGSVRVAGPLISVKCGDLAPELLEQELFGVAEDFEVSRPGKIELANGGTLFIDEIEKLPAVVAALLAKALTEKKIQRLGDSVKREIDVRIIAACDSDLKRLSERNVFSKELYDIIGRSVIRVPSLRNRREDIPLLADHIITELATQHQLKPKKILAQTAEKLKEYDWPGNTKQLQAVIEYAFFNTAGDQIKPEDINLMGDVKHDNSWKEEREVFLKAWQAAGGNVSRLANLLDVSRVTLYRYIKKYGLEKA
- a CDS encoding methylglyoxal synthase, producing MKTIALIAHDKKKEEMLTFVKSNIELLSQNKLVATATTGRLIKEQTGLEVETFMSGPLGGDQQIGALVATEQIDLIIFLRDPLTAQPHEPDITALIRICDVHNIPAATNIKSANILIDYITHNKE